Within Streptomyces roseirectus, the genomic segment GCTCTGCATGGGGCCCAGGGTACGGCTCGCGTCCGACAACGGCGCGAGGCAGTCTGGGGGACGGAAGACGGCACGAGCCGGACCGAGGCCGCGGTCCGGACAAGCCGCCTCGGAGGGGCCGTCGCGCCTGCTCCGGGGACGCTTCACGTGTGGAAAAATGGTCTAGACAACCCTGAACACCGAAGGGCAGCATCACATGGCTGAGCGCCGCGTCACCATCGGCTGGGCGGAGGGCCTTCACGCCCGCCCCGCCTCCCTCTTCGTCCGAGCCGCCACGGCCACAGGCGTCCCGGTCACAATCGCCAAGGCGGGCGGCAGCCCCGTCAACGCGGCGTCCATGCTGGCCGTCCTCGGCCTCGGCGCCCAGGGCGGCGAGGAGGTCGTGCTGACCGCCGACGCCGAGGGCGCCGACGCGGCCCTCGACCGGCTGGCCAAGCTGGTCTCCGAAGGTCTCGACGAGCTTCCCGAGACCGTCTGAACCGGCGCTCCACGCGCGCGTGAGCCGCGCCGCCCCACCGGGCGGCGCGGCTCCGCCGTTTTCCGGGAACCCGGGAATGAATTGCCCCGCGCAGGATTAGGGCCGCGTGAACACATGCGGAGGGCGTACGCCGGGGAATTCACGGCGCACCCGGGAAAAGGGCAGCGGAAATACACCTCCGCCGAATATCTCTTCTTTGTATACGGCGCCCGTGTTAATGCCGCAGGCCGGACATGTTTACGGCGTGTTGCGAAGTCCTCACACGGTCGGCGCCGGCGAAGCGCAGCCGGTGCGCGGCCGTGGAGCGCTCGGTGTGCAGCGCGGTGACCGCCCGCGCGCGCTCGGCGTCCCCGCGCGCGACGGCGTCCACGATCGCTCCGTGCTCGGTCCAGGAGTCGACAGGGCTGGCCGGCGGCTCCACGGCGTACATCCAGGCGATCTTGTGGCGCAGCTGGGTCAACGTCGAGGTCAGGGCATGGCTTCCGCACGCCTGGGCCAGCGTCTCGTGGAACCAGCCGCCCAGGGAACGTAGATCCTCGCTGTTGCCCCTCCTGGCGCGCTCCTGGCCCAGCCTGACGAGTCCGCGCAGCACCTTCAGGTGGGCCTCCGTGCGCCGCTGCGCGGCACGGGCGGCGCCCAGCGGCTCCAGCAGCAGGCGCATCTCCAGCAGGTCGGCGGCCTCCTGCTCGGTCGGCTCGGCCACGCACGCGCCCGCGTGGCGCCGTGTCACGACGAACCCCTCGGCCTCCAGCGTGCGCAGCGCCTCACGGACCGGGACGCGGCTGACGCCATACCGGCGCGCGAGAAGTTCCTCGGTGAGGCGGCTGCCACGCTCGTAGACACCCGCGACGATGTCGTCCCGGATGGCCGTGCACACCGAGTGCGCCGGAATACGCATGACCGACCTCCGCCTTAATCCCCGTGAAACGCCGCCGAACGCGCCGATCGACGTGTGTTCCGTGACTCTATTGCAATGAGCGGGAATTTCCGATGGCGAGCCGGAATCCAGGGATATTTTTTGGACAGGAGAGCGTGCGAAACGCCGAAAGCCCCGGCTGGAGGAGCCGGGGCTGGACGATCTCGCGCAGAGGTCAGACGTCGACGCCGTGCGCGCGCAGATAGGCGACCGGGTCGATGTCGGAGCCGTACTCCGCCGTCGTGCGCGCCTCGAAGTGCAGGTGCGGGCCCGTCACGTTGCCGGTCGCGCCCGAGTAGCCGATCAGTTCGCCGGGGGTGACCGTCTGGCCCACCGCCACGGAGATCGCCGACAGGTGGCCGTACTGGGTGTACGTCCCGTCGTGCATCCGGACGACGACCTGGTTGCCGTAGGCGCCGCCCCAGCCCGCCTCGACGACGGTGCCGAGGCCCACGGCGTGCACCGGGGTGCCGGTGGCGGCGTGGAAGTCGATGCCCGTGTGGCTGCCGGAGGACCACAGGGAGCCGCCGCTGCGGTAGCCGGTGGAGACGTAGGAGCCGGTGATCGGCGCGACGAACGCGTTGAGCCGGGCCCGTTCCGCCTCGCGCGCGGCGCGTGCCTCGGCCGCGCGAGCCGCCCTCGCGTCCTCGGCTGCCTGGGCGCGCAGAGCCTGCGCCTGCGCGCGTACGGCCGCCTGCTGGACGGCGTGCTGCTGCGCGTCCGCGCGGTCGGCGGCCTGCTCGGTGACGTCGAGGCGCATGGTGACCGTGTCGTCCGCGAGCGTCATGGCGTTCGCGGCCGTCGGTTCGGGGGGAGAGCCGGCCGCCAGTGCCGACGTCGTCAGCGCCGCTATGCCGGCCGCGCGGGCCGTCGTGCGCTGGATCCGGGTCGCCTTGCGGCGCTTCCCGGTGGCGCAGGTGAACGCCATGAGGTCGAGTTCGTCCTTTCCTTCCCTCTCGCCTACCGGGTTAGCTGACGGGTTCGGAGCAGGAAGGTCTCCTACGGGCGCACGCGCCCGATTCACCCCAGGGACTGTGGGTCCCCGGCTCCCCTGGCTCGCGCCGTGCGGGGACTCGGCGATCGCTGTCCGGTGCCGCGGTGTGCGGCGCACTGCCCGACGAACAGCCCGGACGACGCTAGAGGGGCACACCGCCGATTCCCAAACGCACAGCGGTTTTTGTAGCGCAGACCACAGGGCAGAGGTGCACCCTCCGGGCGAAAACGGTCATCCCCGAGGAACGTTTCCGGGCAGGGTGTCGATGTGCGAACAGGCGAACGAGGCAGGGCGGGGGGAAGGTTCGGCGCACGCGCGCGGGCCGGTACGACGGAGCCGCCGCCCGGAGATGTCTCCGGACGGCGGCCCAGGGCGCGCACGGCAGTGGTCCCACACGCGCGTGCCCGAACGGTCGCACCCGCGCGTACGCCGGCCGGCTACTCCGCCGTCACCACCTGCACCGGCCCGATCCCCAGGGCCTCGACCGGCTCGCG encodes:
- a CDS encoding HPr family phosphocarrier protein, with the protein product MAERRVTIGWAEGLHARPASLFVRAATATGVPVTIAKAGGSPVNAASMLAVLGLGAQGGEEVVLTADAEGADAALDRLAKLVSEGLDELPETV
- a CDS encoding GntR family transcriptional regulator, with the protein product MRIPAHSVCTAIRDDIVAGVYERGSRLTEELLARRYGVSRVPVREALRTLEAEGFVVTRRHAGACVAEPTEQEAADLLEMRLLLEPLGAARAAQRRTEAHLKVLRGLVRLGQERARRGNSEDLRSLGGWFHETLAQACGSHALTSTLTQLRHKIAWMYAVEPPASPVDSWTEHGAIVDAVARGDAERARAVTALHTERSTAAHRLRFAGADRVRTSQHAVNMSGLRH
- a CDS encoding M23 family metallopeptidase; the encoded protein is MAFTCATGKRRKATRIQRTTARAAGIAALTTSALAAGSPPEPTAANAMTLADDTVTMRLDVTEQAADRADAQQHAVQQAAVRAQAQALRAQAAEDARAARAAEARAAREAERARLNAFVAPITGSYVSTGYRSGGSLWSSGSHTGIDFHAATGTPVHAVGLGTVVEAGWGGAYGNQVVVRMHDGTYTQYGHLSAISVAVGQTVTPGELIGYSGATGNVTGPHLHFEARTTAEYGSDIDPVAYLRAHGVDV